The Lucilia cuprina isolate Lc7/37 chromosome 5, ASM2204524v1, whole genome shotgun sequence genome includes a window with the following:
- the LOC111685693 gene encoding heparan sulfate 2-O-sulfotransferase pipe-like, with amino-acid sequence MVLLQLLAKRNNFQATRDKPSSTETIMMTPTFELGLVEEIMEKGEPTSYSKHVAYVDFDALDYPQPIYINMVRDPVERIISWFYYIRTPWYIAERKRLFPQQYKLPSVPFLKKDFSECVLKNDRECTFIQNELQGLGDHRRQVLFFCGQDAKTCMPFNSYEAMQRAKQHVETKYAVVGSWEDTNVTLTVLENYIPRFFSGAAEEYYKAENRLHKTNRNSFRPPVTNEVRRILSKNLTNEIEFYQFCKQRLYKQYLAIYLLSSQNVKSSLRWQLF; translated from the exons ATGGTGCTTTTGCAATTATTGGCCAAACGTAATAACTTCCAGGCGACACGTGACAAACCCAGCAGCACTGAAACCATAATGATGACACCCACATTTGAACTGGGTCTAGTGGAGGAGATTATGGAAAAAGGTGAACCAACCTCATATTCCAAACATGTAGCCTATGTGGATTTTGATGCCTTAGATTATCCCCAACCCATATATATCAATATGGTGAGAGATCCAGTTGAACGTATTATCTCTTGGTTCTATTATATTCGTACACCCTGGTATATAGCCGAACGTAAGAGATTATTTCCCCAACAATATAAATTGCCAAGTGTGCCGTTTTTGAAAAAAGATTTTTCCGAATGTGTTTTGAAAAATGATCGTGAATGTACGTTTATACAAAATGAATTACAGGGTCTGGGCGATCATAGAAGACAGGTGTTGTTCTTTTGTGGTCAAGATGCGAAAACTTGCAT GCCCTTTAATTCCTACGAAGCTATGCAAAGAGCTAAACAACATGTTGAAACCAAATACGCTGTAGTGGGTTCTTGGGAGGATACCAATGTTACTTTAACCGTTTTAGAGAATTATATACCACGTTTCTTTAGTGGTGCAGCTGAGGAATATTATA AAGCTGAAAATCGTTTACATAAAACTAATCGTAATTCTTTTCGTCCTCCGGTTACTAACGAAGTTCGtcgtattttaagtaaaaatcttactaatgaaattgaattttatcaattttgtaaacaacgtttgtataaacaatatttggCTATATATCTATTAAGCTCACAAAATGTTAAAAGCTCTCTAAGATGgcaattattttaa